A part of Brassica rapa cultivar Chiifu-401-42 chromosome A05, CAAS_Brap_v3.01, whole genome shotgun sequence genomic DNA contains:
- the LOC103870125 gene encoding uncharacterized protein LOC103870125, which produces MAAVHFSLVKLNRSFLVCLWLLGTVSLSCAARYGASNQKLEVKKHLNRLNKPAVKTIQSPDGDIIDCVPISKQPAFDHPFLKDHKIQMRPSYHPEGLFDDNKASAKPKEKKETHNIPQLWHRYGKCSEGTIPMRRTKEDDVLRASSVKRYGKKKHRTVPIPKSAEPDLINQNGHQHAIAYVEGDKYYGAKATLNVWEPKIQHANEFSLSQIWLLGGSFGQDLNSIEAGWQVSPDLYGDNNTRLFTYWTSDAYQATGCYNLLCSGFIQINSDIAMGASISPVSGYRNSQYDISILIWKDPKEGHWWMQFGNGYVLGYWPSFLFSYLTESASMIEWGGEVVNSQSGGHHTWTQMGSGHFPEEGFSKASYFRNIQVVDSSNNLKAPKRMGTFTEKSNCYDVQTGSNDDWGHFFYYGGPGKNKNCP; this is translated from the exons ATGGCAGCGGTGCATTTTAGCCTTGTGAAGTTGAACAGAAGTTTCTTAGTGTGTTTATGGCTGTTGGGGACGGTCTCGCTATCTTGCGCAGCGAGGTATGGCGCTTCAAATCAGAAGCTTGAAGTGAAGAAGCACTTGAATAGGCTTAACAAACCTGCTGTTAAGACCATTCAG AGTCCAGATGGAGATATAATAGACTGTGTTCCTATCTCAAAGCAGCCAGCTTTCGACCACCCTTTCCTCAAAGACCACAAGATTCAG ATGAGGCCTAGTTACCACCCTGAAGGACTCTTTGATGACAATAAAGCATCCGCAAAGCCAAAGGAGAAGAAAGAAACTCATAATATCCCTCAGTTATGGCATCGGTACGGTAAATGTTCTGAAGGAACCATTCCGATGAGGAGGACAAAAGAGGATGATGTGCTGAGAGCAAGTTCTGTTAAAAGATACGGCAAGAAGAAACATAGAACCGTTCCTATCCCTAAATCTGCTGAACCTGATCTCATCAACCAAAATGGTCATCAG CATGCCATAGCTTATGTGGAAGGAGATAAGTACTATGGAGCTAAGGCCACTTTGAATGTGTGGGAGCCAAAGATACAGCACGCAAACGAGTTCAGCTTGTCACAGATATGGCTTTTGGGTGGTTCTTTTGGACAAGATCTTAACAGCATTGAAGCTGGTTGGCAG GTGAGCCCTGATCTGTATGGAGACAACAATACAAGACTCTTCACTTACTGGact AGTGATGCCTATCAAGCTACTGGATGCTACAATCTTCTTTGCTCAGGCTTCATCCAAATCAATAGTGATATAGCAATGGGAGCAAGCATCTCACCAGTCTCTGGATACCGTAACTCTCAGTATGATATCAGTATCCTAATCTGGAAG GATCCAAAGGAGGGCCACTGGTGGATGCAGTTTGGGAACGGGTATGTTTTAGGGTACTGGCcatcgtttctcttctcttacCTTACAGAGAGTGCTTCCATGATCGAATGGGGAGGAGAGGTTGTGAACTCGCAGTCGGGTGGACACCACACTTGGACGCAAATGGGAAGTGGGCACTTTCCAGAAGAGGGTTTCAGCAAAGCGAGTTACTTTAGGAATATACAAGTGGTTGATAGTTCTAATAACCTTAAAGCACCGAAGAGGATGGGGACGTTCACGGAGAAATCTAACTGTTATGATGTTCAAACGGGAAGTAATGATGATTGGGGACATTTCTTTTACTATGGTGGTCCCGGTAAGAACAAGAACTGTCCATAA
- the LOC108871982 gene encoding uncharacterized protein LOC108871982, with amino-acid sequence MVFSSAAIVAVADVSTNTWQQLSRVPSSEMLNTRQLLEMAYCFPYDHLVRCLWEFLCLSIPDSYETLSSSDDDEDDDDDDDGDK; translated from the coding sequence ATGGTGTTCAGCAGCGCGGCGATAGTGGCGGTGGCTGATGTTTCCACCAACACGTGGCAGCAGTTGAGTAGGGTTCCCTCGTCGGAGATGTTGAATACTCGACAGCTTCTTGAGATGGCTTATTGCTTCCCGTATGATCATCTCGTTCGCTGTCTATGGGAATTTCTGTGTTTGTCCATACCTGATTCTTACGAGACTTTATCTTcttctgatgatgatgaggacgacgatgatgatgatgatggtgataaGTAA
- the LOC103870170 gene encoding probable NOT transcription complex subunit VIP2 isoform X2, with protein sequence MVSRFCSFFFLKSSYSELIHFVCFLCGIGTLKGVYDVKENFFISTSNAPHAGPRNSVFGAPTLVNTTSSRAPPPPSSMGNTAGGGSMSRALVSDGGSILSSTGSMGGGGSMSRALISDGGSILSSIGSMGGGGSMSRGLISDGGSIMSSTESMGGGGLLSRALISDGGNIMSSMGSMDGSTEHNRSMMFGLQGSPQVYSMPGSSYPYAAGGHFQTHVQAMNSLSSMSLMNSNYMTTDYQMDLQQQELMMQSQQSSVSFLALSIKYHWVCVPYIEG encoded by the exons ATGGTGAGTagattttgttcttttttttttttgaaaagctcATACTCTGAACTTAtacattttgtttgttttctttgtggTATAGGAACTCTCAAGGGCGTTTATGATGTTAAAGAAAACTTTTTTATTTCCACCTCGAATGCTCCCCATGCTGGACCGAGAAACTCAG TTTTTGGAGCTCCAACTTTGGTAAATACCACCAGCTCTCgagcaccaccaccaccgaGCTCCATGGGGAATACGGCTGGTGGAGGCTCAATGAGCAGGGCTTTGGTCTCTGATGGAGGAAGTATACTGAGCTCTACGGGGAGTATGGGTGGTGGAGGCTCAATGAGCAGGGCTTTGATCTCTGATGGAGGAAGTATACTGAGCTCTATAGGGAGTATGGGTGGTGGAGGCTCAATGAGCAGGGGATTGATCTCTGATGGAGGAAGTATAATGAGCTCTACGGAGAGTATGGGTGGTGGAGGCTTATTGAGCAGGGCTTTGATCTCTGATGGAGGAAATATAATGAGTTCTATGGGGAGTATGGATGGAAGTACTGAACATAATAGATCAATGATGTTTGGGCTCCAAG GATCCCCACAGGTTTATTCTATGCCTGGAAGCTCCTACCCTTATGCTGCTGGAGGACATTTCCAAACTCATGTTCAAGCAATGAACAGCCTAAGCTCTATGAGCTTAATGAACTCCAACTACATGacaa CTGATTATCAAATGGATTTGCAGCAGCAAGAACTAATGATGCAATCTCAACAGTCATCTGTGAGTTTTTTAGCTTTGTCAATAAAATATCACTGGGTTTGCGTTCCTTATATTGAAGGTTAA
- the LOC103870170 gene encoding probable NOT transcription complex subunit VIP2 isoform X1: MVSRFCSFFFLKSSYSELIHFVCFLCGIGTLKGVYDVKENFFISTSNAPHAGPRNSVFGAPTLVNTTSSRAPPPPSSMGNTAGGGSMSRALVSDGGSILSSTGSMGGGGSMSRALISDGGSILSSIGSMGGGGSMSRGLISDGGSIMSSTESMGGGGLLSRALISDGGNIMSSMGSMDGSTEHNRSMMFGLQGSPQVYSMPGSSYPYAAGGHFQTHVQAMNSLSSMSLMNSNYMTTDYQMDLQQQELMMQSQQSSMGRHGGFYFGDASMPTYPLQLPSAQAVSRSGVISSQTGGPPTIGSRPVNDALGYDQPLQHHQNTSQFGGQIK, from the exons ATGGTGAGTagattttgttcttttttttttttgaaaagctcATACTCTGAACTTAtacattttgtttgttttctttgtggTATAGGAACTCTCAAGGGCGTTTATGATGTTAAAGAAAACTTTTTTATTTCCACCTCGAATGCTCCCCATGCTGGACCGAGAAACTCAG TTTTTGGAGCTCCAACTTTGGTAAATACCACCAGCTCTCgagcaccaccaccaccgaGCTCCATGGGGAATACGGCTGGTGGAGGCTCAATGAGCAGGGCTTTGGTCTCTGATGGAGGAAGTATACTGAGCTCTACGGGGAGTATGGGTGGTGGAGGCTCAATGAGCAGGGCTTTGATCTCTGATGGAGGAAGTATACTGAGCTCTATAGGGAGTATGGGTGGTGGAGGCTCAATGAGCAGGGGATTGATCTCTGATGGAGGAAGTATAATGAGCTCTACGGAGAGTATGGGTGGTGGAGGCTTATTGAGCAGGGCTTTGATCTCTGATGGAGGAAATATAATGAGTTCTATGGGGAGTATGGATGGAAGTACTGAACATAATAGATCAATGATGTTTGGGCTCCAAG GATCCCCACAGGTTTATTCTATGCCTGGAAGCTCCTACCCTTATGCTGCTGGAGGACATTTCCAAACTCATGTTCAAGCAATGAACAGCCTAAGCTCTATGAGCTTAATGAACTCCAACTACATGacaa CTGATTATCAAATGGATTTGCAGCAGCAAGAACTAATGATGCAATCTCAACAGTCATCT ATGGGAAGGCATGGTGGGTTTTACTTTGGTGATGCGTCTATGCCAACATATCCTCTACAGCTACCAAGTGCTCAAGCTGTGAGCCGTAGTGGTGTTATCTCCTCTCAG ACTGGTGGACCTCCGACTATTGGATCAAGACCTGTGAATGATGCATTGGGTTATGACCAGCCCCTCCAGCACCATCAGAACACGTCCCAGTTTGGCGGGCAGATTAAGTga
- the LOC103870170 gene encoding probable NOT transcription complex subunit VIP2 isoform X3, which yields MGNTAGGGSMSRALVSDGGSILSSTGSMGGGGSMSRALISDGGSILSSIGSMGGGGSMSRGLISDGGSIMSSTESMGGGGLLSRALISDGGNIMSSMGSMDGSTEHNRSMMFGLQGSPQVYSMPGSSYPYAAGGHFQTHVQAMNSLSSMSLMNSNYMTTDYQMDLQQQELMMQSQQSSMGRHGGFYFGDASMPTYPLQLPSAQAVSRSGVISSQTGGPPTIGSRPVNDALGYDQPLQHHQNTSQFGGQIK from the exons ATGGGGAATACGGCTGGTGGAGGCTCAATGAGCAGGGCTTTGGTCTCTGATGGAGGAAGTATACTGAGCTCTACGGGGAGTATGGGTGGTGGAGGCTCAATGAGCAGGGCTTTGATCTCTGATGGAGGAAGTATACTGAGCTCTATAGGGAGTATGGGTGGTGGAGGCTCAATGAGCAGGGGATTGATCTCTGATGGAGGAAGTATAATGAGCTCTACGGAGAGTATGGGTGGTGGAGGCTTATTGAGCAGGGCTTTGATCTCTGATGGAGGAAATATAATGAGTTCTATGGGGAGTATGGATGGAAGTACTGAACATAATAGATCAATGATGTTTGGGCTCCAAG GATCCCCACAGGTTTATTCTATGCCTGGAAGCTCCTACCCTTATGCTGCTGGAGGACATTTCCAAACTCATGTTCAAGCAATGAACAGCCTAAGCTCTATGAGCTTAATGAACTCCAACTACATGacaa CTGATTATCAAATGGATTTGCAGCAGCAAGAACTAATGATGCAATCTCAACAGTCATCT ATGGGAAGGCATGGTGGGTTTTACTTTGGTGATGCGTCTATGCCAACATATCCTCTACAGCTACCAAGTGCTCAAGCTGTGAGCCGTAGTGGTGTTATCTCCTCTCAG ACTGGTGGACCTCCGACTATTGGATCAAGACCTGTGAATGATGCATTGGGTTATGACCAGCCCCTCCAGCACCATCAGAACACGTCCCAGTTTGGCGGGCAGATTAAGTga
- the LOC117134069 gene encoding loricrin-like, with protein MVSRFFSLFLKSSYSELMHFVCFLCGIGTLKGVYDVKENFFIPTSNAPRAGPRNSVFGAPTLVNATSSRAPPPPSSMGNTAGGGSMSRALVSDGGSILSSTGSMGGGGSMSRALISDGGSILSSTGSMGGGGSMSRGLISDGGSIMSSTGSMGGGGLLSRALISDGGSIMSSMGSMDGSTKHNRSMMIGLQGSPQVYSMPGSSYPSAVGGHFQTHVQAMNSLSSMSLMNSNYMTSNKNI; from the exons ATGGTGAGtagatttttttctctttttttgaaaaGCTCATACTCTGAACTTAtgcattttgtttgttttctttgtggTATAGGAACTCTCAAGGGCGTTTATGATGTTAAAGAAAACTTTTTTATTCCCACCTCGAATGCTCCCCGTGCTGGACCGAGAAACTCAG TTTTTGGAGCTCCAACTTTGGTAAATGCCACCAGCTCTCgagcaccaccaccaccaagcTCCATGGGGAATACGGCTGGTGGAGGCTCAATGAGCAGGGCTTTGGTCTCTGATGGAGGAAGTATACTGAGCTCTACGGGGAGTATGGGTGGTGGAGGCTCAATGAGCAGGGCATTGATCTCTGATGGAGGAAGTATACTGAGCTCTACGGGGAGTATGGGTGGTGGAGGCTCAATGAGCAGGGGATTGATCTCTGATGGAGGAAGTATAATGAGCTCTACGGGGAGTATGGGTGGTGGAGGCTTATTGAGCAGGGCTTTGATCTCTGATGGAGGAAGTATAATGAGCTCTATGGGGAGTATGGATGGAAGTACTAAACATAATAGATCAATGATGATTGGGCTCCAAG GATCCCCACAGGTTTATTCTATGCCTGGAAGCTCCTACCCTTCTGCTGTTGGAGGACATTTCCAAACTCATGTTCAAGCAATGAACAGCCTAAGCTCTATGAGCTTAATGAACTCCAACTACATGAcaagtaacaaaaatatataa
- the LOC103870171 gene encoding probable NOT transcription complex subunit VIP2 has protein sequence MCLFVCIVGSPQVYSKHGSSYPSAAEGHFQTHVQAMNSLSTMSLMNSNYMTRTLKGVYDVKENSFIPTSNAPRAGPRNSVFGAPTLVNATSSRAPPPPNSMGNTAGGGSMSRALVSDGGSILSSTGSMGGGGSMSRALISDGGSILSSTGSMGGGGSMSRGLISDGGSIMRSTGSMGGGGLLSRVLISDGGSMMSSMGSMDGSTEHNRSMMIGLQGSPQVYSMLGSSYPSAAGGHFQTHVQAMNSLSSMSLMNSNYMTRTLKGVYDVKENFFIPTPNAPRAGPRNCGLNSVPYARFYNRFGDYILLTIG, from the exons ATGTGCCTCTTTGTATGCATTGTAGGATCCCCACAGGTTTATTCTAAGCATGGAAGCTCCTACCCTTCTGCTGCTGAAGGACACTTCCAAACTCATGTTCAAGCAATGAACAGCCTAAGCACTATGAGCTTAATGAACTCCAACTACATGacaa GAACTCTCAAGGGCGTTTATGATGTTAAAGAAAACTCTTTTATTCCCACCTCGAATGCTCCTCGTGCTGGACCGAGAAACTCAG TTTTTGGAGCTCCAACTTTGGTAAATGCCACCAGCTCTCgagcaccaccaccaccgaaCTCCATGGGGAATACGGCTGGTGGAGGCTCAATGAGCAGGGCTTTGGTCTCTGATGGAGGAAGTATACTGAGCTCTACGGGGAGTATGGGTGGTGGAGGCTCAATGAGCAGGGCTTTGATCTCTGATGGAGGAAGTATACTGAGCTCTACGGGGAGTATGGGTGGTGGAGGCTCAATGAGCAGGGGATTGATCTCTGATGGAGGAAGTATAATGAGGTCTACGGGGAGTATGGGTGGTGGAGGCTTATTGAGCAGGGTTTTGATCTCTGATGGAGGAAGTATGATGAGCTCTATGGGGAGTATGGATGGAAGTACTGAACATAATAGATCAATGATGATTGGGCTCCAAG GATCCCCACAGGTTTATTCTATGCTTGGAAGCTCCTACCCTTCTGCTGCTGGAGGACATTTCCAAACTCATGTTCAAGCAATGAACAGCCTAAGCTCTATGAGCTTAATGAACTCCAACTACATGacaa GAACTCTCAAGGGCGTTTATGATGTTAAAGAAAACTTTTTTATTCCCACCCCGAATGCTCCCCGTGCTGGACCGAGAAACTGTGGTCTAAACAGTGTTCCTTATGCTAGATTCTATAATAGGTTTGGTGATTATATTCTTCTCACCATtggttaa
- the LOC117134410 gene encoding glycine-rich protein 23-like, translating to MMGIYDVKENFFIPTSNARRAGPRNSAFGAPTLVNGTSSRAPPPPSSMGNTAGGGSMSRALVSDGGSILSSTGSMGGGGSMSRALISDGGSILSSTGSMGGGGSMSRGLISDGGSIMRSTGSMGGGGLLSRALISDGGSIMSSMGSMDGSTEHNRSMMIGLQGTS from the exons atGATG GGCATTTATGATGTTAAAGAAAACTTTTTTATTCCCACCTCGAATGCTCGCCGTGCTGGACCGAGAAACTCAG CTTTTGGAGCTCCAACTTTGGTAAATGGCACCAGCTCTCgagcaccaccaccaccgaGCTCCATGGGGAATACGGCTGGTGGAGGCTCAATGAGCAGGGCTTTGGTCTCTGATGGAGGAAGTATACTGAGCTCTACGGGGAGTATGGGTGGTGGAGGCTCAATGAGCAGGGCTTTGATCTCTGATGGAGGAAGTATACTGAGCTCTACGGGGAGTATGGGTGGTGGAGGCTCAATGAGCAGGGGATTGATCTCTGATGGAGGAAGTATAATGAGGTCTACGGGGAGTATGGGTGGTGGAGGCTTATTGAGCAGGGCTTTGATCTCTGATGGAGGAAGTATAATGAGCTCTATGGGGAGTATGGATGGAAGTACTGAACATAATAGATCAATGATGATTGGGCTCCAAGGTACTTCATGA